One window of the Falco biarmicus isolate bFalBia1 chromosome 2, bFalBia1.pri, whole genome shotgun sequence genome contains the following:
- the MRPL39 gene encoding 39S ribosomal protein L39, mitochondrial — MAARGAVRCLRGWQEGRRFISTPAVSRLTSEEVIQMRNELFTKEKERQLSLYPRIEKIEVKYTGKSHPGSVFVMNKALSTPYNCAMHLSEWHCKKSVLALVDGEVWDMYRPLTKSCEIQFLTFKDEDPEEVNKAYWRSCAMIMACVLKRAFKDEYSVNMIKAPEVPVISGAFCYDVILDNRLNDWKPTNDDFRSFTRDASKLIHKDLPFEMLHVEAKIAREMFQHNRYKMEMIERKASQNTEGIVMLHRFGDFVDVSEGPHIPRTGFCFQYEITAAHNLQTNESELIRRFQGVSLPVHLKAHHVVWHKLLERSKRLVTEEKYLEATAEHQEAKVETEEGKTVSI; from the exons ATGGCGGCGCGCGGGGCCGTCCGCTGCCtgcggggctggcaggaggggcGCC GGTTCATCTCCACACCAGCTGTTTCGAGACTGACATCTGAGGAAGTGATTCAGATGCGCAATGAGCTCTTCACCAAAGAGAAGGAGAGGCAGTTGTCTCTTTATCCACGAATTGAGAAAATAGAAGTGAAATACACTGGGAAATCGCACCCTGGCAGCGTGTTTGTAATGAACAAAGCTTTGTCTACTCCGTACAATTGTGCCATGC aCTTAAGTGAATGGCACTGCAAGAAATCTGTTCTAGCTCTTGTGGATGGCGAAGTCTGGGATATGTATAGACCCTTGACCAAATCATGTGAAATTCAGTTCCTTACTTTCAAAGATGAAGATCCAGAGGAAGTAAACAAG GCCTATTGGCGTTCCTGTGCCATGATCATGGCATGTGTGTTAAAGCGGGCATTCAAAGATGAGTACTCAGTCAATATGATTAAAGCTCCAGAAGTGCCAG TGATCTCTGGAGCTTTCTGTTATGATGTCATTTTGGACAATAGACTGAATGACTGGAAACCAACAAAT GATGACTTCCGTTCTTTTACAAGGGATGCCAGTAAGCTAATTCATAAGGACCTGCCATTTGAAATGCTGCATGTTGAAGCAAAAATAGCACGTGAAATGTTTCAGCATAACAG ATACAAAATGGAGATGATAGAACGAAAAGCTTCTCAGAATACGGAAGGAATTGTAATGTTACATAG GTTTGGTGACTTTGTAGATGTTAGTGAAGGCCCTCATATTCCAAGGACAGGTTTCTGTTTCCAGTATGAGATAACGGCAGCCCATAACCTTCAGACTAATGAATCTGAACTGATAAGGAGGTTCCAGGGTGTGTCCCTGCCAGTCCATTTAAAG GCTCACCATGTCGTGTGGCACAAACTGCTGGAAAGATCAAAGAGGCTG